One genomic segment of Fusobacterium mortiferum ATCC 9817 includes these proteins:
- the aroF gene encoding 3-deoxy-7-phosphoheptulonate synthase: MYIKTKRDIGEQEKNEILKFLQDNRLGSIILKENDYYKIGVVGDKKNVDLDRLLSFDGVDELVAIGKSYKFVSREFQPEDTIIDIKGRKIGGGNFLMMAGPCAIESRESIFKIAEEVKKTGAQILRGGAFKPRTSPYDFQGLGEDGLKYMREAADKFDMLVVTEVMDASDIPLISRYADIFQVGARNMQNFSLLKALGKCGKPILLKRGLSATMRELLMAAEYIVAYGNREVILCERGIRTFETITRNTVDINAIPLLKEKSHLPVIIDASHGTGRRSLVEPVTLAGVISGADGAMVEVHENPECATSDGMQSLYFKDFEKLMRNLNKVLKLKNELE, translated from the coding sequence ATGTATATAAAAACTAAAAGAGATATAGGTGAACAAGAAAAAAATGAAATTTTAAAATTTCTTCAAGATAATAGATTAGGAAGTATTATTTTAAAAGAAAATGATTACTACAAAATAGGAGTAGTTGGAGATAAAAAGAATGTTGATTTAGATAGACTTCTATCTTTTGATGGAGTAGATGAGCTAGTAGCTATAGGAAAGAGCTATAAGTTTGTAAGTAGAGAGTTCCAGCCAGAGGATACAATAATAGATATAAAAGGAAGAAAAATAGGTGGTGGAAATTTTTTAATGATGGCTGGTCCTTGTGCTATTGAGAGTAGAGAATCAATATTTAAAATAGCTGAGGAAGTAAAAAAAACTGGGGCTCAAATATTAAGAGGTGGAGCTTTTAAACCAAGAACTTCTCCTTATGATTTTCAAGGATTAGGAGAAGATGGATTAAAATATATGAGAGAGGCAGCAGATAAATTTGATATGTTAGTAGTAACTGAGGTTATGGATGCTAGTGATATTCCTTTAATAAGTAGATATGCTGATATATTTCAAGTGGGAGCTAGAAATATGCAAAATTTCTCTTTATTAAAAGCATTGGGGAAATGTGGAAAACCAATTCTTTTAAAAAGAGGATTAAGTGCAACAATGAGAGAGCTACTTATGGCAGCAGAGTATATAGTAGCTTATGGAAATAGAGAGGTTATACTTTGTGAAAGAGGAATAAGGACTTTTGAAACTATTACAAGAAATACTGTGGATATAAATGCTATTCCGTTACTAAAAGAAAAATCACATTTACCAGTAATTATAGATGCTAGTCATGGAACAGGAAGACGTAGTTTGGTAGAGCCTGTAACTTTAGCTGGAGTAATTTCTGGAGCTGACGGAGCTATGGTTGAGGTACATGAAAATCCTGAGTGTGCTACTTCTGATGGAATGCAATCTCTATACTTTAAAGATTTTGAAAAGTTGATGAGAAATCTAAATAAAGTTTTAAAATTAAAAAATGAGTTGGAGTAG
- the pgeF gene encoding peptidoglycan editing factor PgeF, with protein sequence MFLDRERYVELKEWNKFGISAIYTKKNYGNIKEMSKEKILKDFSLEGKYIVSGFQTHSDNIVVVDSLEKLYFEDTDGFITNRKDIVILTKYADCLPIYFFDEKKEIIGTVHSGWQGSYKEIGKKAIKLMIDTYGCNLGDIRVAFGIGISQKNYEVGEEFLQKFKEKFSKELIEKSFKNENGKIYFDNQEFVYRNLLELGLLKENIVLNKLCTYEGEFHSYRRDREKSGRNGALIYKRDITN encoded by the coding sequence ATGTTTTTAGATAGAGAGAGGTATGTAGAATTAAAAGAATGGAATAAATTTGGAATATCTGCTATCTACACTAAAAAAAATTATGGAAATATAAAAGAGATGAGTAAAGAAAAGATATTAAAGGATTTTTCTTTGGAGGGAAAATATATTGTATCAGGTTTTCAAACTCATAGTGATAATATTGTAGTAGTAGATAGTTTAGAAAAATTATATTTTGAAGATACAGATGGATTTATTACTAATAGAAAAGATATAGTTATATTGACAAAATATGCAGATTGTTTACCTATATATTTTTTTGATGAAAAAAAAGAGATCATAGGAACAGTGCACTCTGGCTGGCAAGGAAGTTATAAGGAGATAGGAAAAAAAGCTATAAAACTTATGATAGATACATATGGATGTAATTTAGGAGATATTAGAGTAGCTTTTGGAATAGGGATATCTCAAAAAAATTATGAGGTAGGAGAGGAGTTTCTACAAAAGTTTAAAGAAAAATTTTCTAAAGAATTAATAGAAAAAAGCTTTAAAAATGAAAATGGGAAAATATATTTTGATAATCAGGAGTTCGTCTATAGAAATTTATTAGAATTAGGGTTACTAAAAGAAAATATAGTACTGAATAAATTGTGTACTTATGAAGGAGAATTTCATTCCTATAGAAGAGATAGAGAAAAATCTGGAAGAAATGGAGCTTTGATATATAAAAGGGATATTACAAATTAA
- a CDS encoding TonB family protein — MSKKDNILYFFLLALVFHLSLFIVRERGVKGDAPVSLKSNSAPISVKIKSPVIRKEAVVVKKEVTPPTPKEEKKPEPKKIEPPKKDIIKPDIKSKIKDKKKKIEEKKAEPIPPKTTPNTEKIPSTPTAEQEILASGNFSIGKDGIFTAASSEGIEYKILKQVDPDYPVQAERIRYKKKVVITARFLVGLKGEVEKINIINSHEKFGFDKEVEKALKQWKFHPIYYKNKNIKVYFTKDFIFEPK; from the coding sequence ATGAGTAAAAAAGATAACATACTCTATTTTTTCCTACTAGCTCTAGTTTTTCATCTTTCTCTTTTCATAGTCAGAGAAAGAGGAGTAAAAGGTGATGCTCCTGTCTCTCTAAAAAGTAATAGTGCTCCTATATCTGTAAAGATAAAAAGCCCAGTTATTAGAAAGGAAGCAGTTGTAGTAAAAAAAGAGGTTACTCCACCTACTCCTAAAGAAGAGAAAAAACCTGAGCCTAAAAAAATAGAGCCACCTAAAAAAGATATTATAAAACCTGATATTAAAAGTAAGATAAAAGATAAAAAGAAAAAAATAGAGGAAAAAAAGGCTGAACCTATTCCTCCTAAAACTACCCCTAACACAGAAAAAATTCCCTCTACTCCTACTGCTGAACAAGAGATTTTAGCTAGTGGTAATTTTAGTATTGGTAAAGATGGAATTTTTACTGCTGCTTCATCTGAAGGTATTGAATATAAGATACTTAAACAAGTTGACCCTGACTATCCTGTACAAGCTGAAAGGATTAGATATAAAAAGAAAGTGGTTATAACTGCTAGATTTTTAGTTGGATTAAAAGGTGAAGTTGAAAAAATCAATATTATCAACTCCCATGAAAAATTTGGCTTTGATAAAGAGGTAGAGAAAGCTTTAAAACAGTGGAAATTTCATCCTATATACTATAAAAATAAAAATATTAAAGTTTATTTTACGAAAGACTTTATTTTCGAACCTAAATAA
- a CDS encoding ExbD/TolR family protein, with protein MGRFRKKRGITPMDMTPFIDIVFLLIIFFMVSTTFNKYGNIDIDLPSANVENTNQDNKSIEIIIDKNGKYFINKDGQTNPIEIENLGALLQGVKEVTISGDKELKYQVIMDTVSKVKNAGVENLGINFYE; from the coding sequence ATGGGAAGATTCAGAAAAAAAAGAGGGATTACCCCTATGGATATGACTCCATTTATCGATATAGTTTTTCTACTAATTATCTTCTTTATGGTTTCTACAACATTCAACAAATATGGAAATATTGATATAGATTTACCAAGTGCCAACGTTGAAAATACCAACCAAGATAATAAAAGTATAGAGATTATTATAGATAAAAATGGAAAATACTTTATAAACAAAGATGGACAAACAAACCCAATTGAGATAGAAAATCTTGGAGCTTTATTACAAGGAGTAAAAGAGGTCACTATCTCTGGAGATAAAGAATTAAAATATCAGGTTATTATGGATACAGTTTCTAAAGTAAAAAATGCTGGTGTAGAAAATTTAGGAATAAACTTCTATGAGTAA
- a CDS encoding MotA/TolQ/ExbB proton channel family protein, with product MMYYMNAGGPLMWVLLLMSITALTIILDRAFFFFKKEGTHNRNFEKDIIKEVQNGNIDGAISICEKEKNSVGYVVKGFLTRCEKNMDFHYYDQLLKEIAFDEISSLERRLHLLGLIGNMATMVGLLGTVTGMIKAFKNLATFGAGDPTIVAGGISEALITTASGLIIAIPTIFAYNIFSKKIENAEGDIDKITTIIINILTGKK from the coding sequence ATGATGTATTATATGAATGCTGGAGGACCATTAATGTGGGTATTACTACTAATGTCTATCACTGCTTTAACTATTATTTTAGATAGAGCTTTTTTCTTTTTTAAAAAGGAAGGCACTCATAATAGAAACTTTGAGAAAGATATAATTAAAGAGGTACAAAATGGAAATATTGATGGAGCTATCTCTATCTGTGAGAAGGAAAAAAACTCTGTTGGATATGTAGTAAAAGGTTTTCTAACTCGTTGTGAAAAAAATATGGATTTCCACTACTATGACCAACTTTTAAAAGAGATAGCCTTTGATGAGATAAGTTCTCTTGAAAGAAGATTACACCTTCTTGGACTTATAGGAAATATGGCTACTATGGTTGGTTTACTAGGAACAGTTACGGGTATGATTAAAGCTTTTAAAAATTTGGCTACATTTGGTGCTGGAGATCCTACTATTGTTGCTGGTGGAATATCAGAAGCTCTTATTACAACTGCTAGCGGATTAATCATTGCTATCCCTACTATATTTGCCTATAACATATTTTCTAAAAAAATAGAGAATGCTGAAGGAGATATTGACAAAATCACTACTATAATTATAAATATCTTAACTGGTAAAAAATAG
- a CDS encoding patatin-like phospholipase family protein, which produces MFYKILLFLCLSLSIFSQEYQSKEQRIDAINQEINMLMEKKERLENLKEKISKSSSDKILDGEFNSRPKIALVLSGGGAKGAAHIGVLKILEEYKIPVDFIVGTSAGSIIGAMYSVGYSPDEIEKTILEMNFFALMNNNKDRTLRTIEDKFASEKYPFKVNIDKNMNLSLPMGFLNGEYIYLQLKNIFSRAENIKNFDNLPIPYRAITTNLNTGEEVIVNNGDLALATFKSMAIPSFLEPVQDGDNFYVDGGVTNNLPVDTAIEMGADIVIAVDIGANPSEIGNNSNVVAVLDKISTYNGNKNVKFQKKIADILIVPNVKEHNTIDFSNLNSLVQEGEEAALKFDYLLKNLSYNKEFNEQKNRKLEENNFKISNIKLVGNSILTEKKVMNLVPKKDNGIYNKDEIELWVKKIYAIPYIEKVYYEVNEKEITFTIKEKDSINVGTSLNYISDYGASVKISTTVPNFGIWTQNYTLTAEVSKYPKVTLNTVSFYEMGNFKLLGSLDLGYKNFPYFIYKDGDKISTYKSEIFTSKFVIGSTFSNSVVSGFELGYENYQTNYYEGDKTYTDFKGNKQFAFLKPFLYLDTLDNKAFPSKGTSLFLISFTGEELKKQENYSGFSGVLSLNFPLTKKLSFSLGGSLGKVSGEGLGNNKLFRIGGDKNSEISYAFTGLPVMGRYADEFYIGTFGLKYNLSETLYLLTKYNVITYSDADLSFQKKSEIWKDKKYGYGGGIGWDTFLGPITFMISNNIDNSSPLFELYLGHTF; this is translated from the coding sequence ATGTTTTATAAAATTTTACTTTTCCTCTGCCTATCTCTCTCAATATTCTCACAGGAATATCAGAGTAAAGAGCAGAGAATAGATGCTATAAATCAAGAGATAAATATGCTTATGGAGAAAAAGGAGAGATTGGAAAATCTCAAAGAAAAAATTTCTAAAAGTAGTTCTGATAAAATTCTTGATGGAGAGTTTAACTCTCGTCCTAAGATTGCTCTAGTTTTAAGTGGTGGTGGAGCAAAAGGAGCTGCACATATTGGAGTTCTAAAAATTCTAGAGGAGTATAAAATCCCTGTGGACTTTATTGTGGGAACAAGTGCAGGGAGTATTATAGGTGCTATGTACTCAGTAGGATACTCCCCTGATGAGATAGAAAAAACTATTCTTGAAATGAACTTTTTTGCTCTTATGAATAATAATAAAGATAGGACTTTAAGAACCATTGAAGACAAATTTGCAAGTGAAAAATACCCTTTTAAAGTCAATATTGATAAAAATATGAATCTATCTTTGCCTATGGGATTTTTAAATGGAGAGTATATCTATCTTCAGTTAAAAAATATTTTTAGTAGAGCTGAAAATATTAAAAACTTTGATAATCTCCCTATTCCATACAGAGCTATTACCACAAATCTAAATACTGGAGAGGAAGTAATAGTCAACAATGGAGATTTAGCCCTTGCCACTTTTAAGAGTATGGCTATACCAAGTTTTTTAGAACCTGTACAAGATGGAGATAATTTCTATGTCGATGGTGGAGTTACTAATAATCTTCCTGTAGATACTGCTATTGAGATGGGAGCAGATATAGTAATTGCTGTAGATATTGGAGCTAATCCCTCTGAAATTGGAAATAACTCCAATGTAGTAGCAGTTCTTGATAAAATCTCTACTTATAATGGAAATAAAAATGTAAAATTCCAAAAGAAAATAGCTGATATACTTATTGTTCCCAATGTAAAAGAGCACAATACCATTGATTTCTCTAATTTAAACAGTTTAGTTCAAGAGGGAGAGGAAGCTGCATTAAAATTTGATTACCTATTAAAAAATCTCTCTTATAATAAAGAGTTCAATGAACAAAAAAATAGAAAACTTGAAGAGAATAACTTTAAGATTTCAAATATAAAGTTGGTAGGAAACTCTATCCTCACTGAAAAAAAAGTAATGAATCTAGTTCCTAAAAAAGATAATGGTATCTACAACAAAGATGAGATTGAGCTTTGGGTAAAAAAAATCTATGCTATCCCATATATAGAAAAGGTTTATTATGAAGTAAATGAAAAAGAGATTACTTTTACAATAAAAGAAAAAGATAGTATCAATGTAGGTACTTCTCTTAACTATATCTCAGACTATGGAGCTTCTGTAAAAATATCTACTACTGTTCCTAACTTTGGAATTTGGACACAAAACTATACTCTTACAGCTGAAGTATCAAAATATCCAAAAGTTACACTCAATACAGTCTCTTTCTATGAGATGGGTAATTTTAAATTACTCGGTTCATTGGACTTAGGATATAAAAATTTTCCTTATTTTATCTATAAAGATGGAGATAAAATCTCTACATATAAAAGCGAGATATTTACTAGTAAATTTGTTATAGGAAGTACATTTTCTAATAGTGTTGTTTCTGGATTTGAATTAGGTTATGAAAACTATCAAACTAATTACTACGAAGGGGATAAAACATATACTGATTTTAAAGGAAATAAGCAGTTTGCTTTTCTAAAACCTTTTCTCTATTTAGATACTTTAGATAATAAAGCTTTTCCTTCTAAGGGAACATCTCTTTTCTTAATCTCTTTCACAGGAGAAGAGCTTAAAAAACAAGAGAATTATAGTGGATTTTCAGGAGTATTATCTTTGAACTTTCCTCTTACTAAAAAACTTTCCTTCTCATTGGGAGGTAGCTTAGGAAAAGTATCAGGCGAAGGTTTAGGAAACAATAAATTATTTAGAATAGGGGGGGATAAAAATTCTGAAATAAGTTATGCTTTTACAGGACTCCCTGTTATGGGTAGATATGCTGATGAATTTTATATAGGAACTTTTGGATTGAAATATAATCTTTCTGAAACACTATATCTACTAACTAAATACAATGTAATTACATACTCAGATGCCGACCTCTCTTTCCAAAAAAAATCAGAGATTTGGAAAGATAAAAAATATGGATATGGTGGTGGAATTGGTTGGGATACATTCTTAGGACCTATTACTTTTATGATTTCTAATAACATTGATAACTCTTCTCCACTATTTGAATTATATTTAGGGCATACTTTTTAA
- a CDS encoding TetR/AcrR family transcriptional regulator, with the protein MKQRNKSMIVRFKILQVALNEFANYSYEKSSINRICTAGNISKGVMYHHFKDKDELYLLCISYCYDTMLDYYKNRLKEIEDWREEIKSFLDIRYHFFREYPLLQKIFFNTLFKMPEHLKTEIKKITKRLDDLNYDFSMKILKKIKIRHGLKPEEVIFLLDVIQNMLNEKFYGKAQGGEEIEELSQEYNKTTEKWIDIMLYGILETE; encoded by the coding sequence ATGAAACAGAGAAATAAAAGTATGATAGTTCGTTTTAAGATACTTCAAGTAGCTTTAAATGAGTTTGCAAATTATAGCTATGAGAAATCTTCTATCAATAGAATATGCACAGCAGGAAATATTTCTAAGGGAGTGATGTATCATCATTTTAAAGATAAAGATGAGCTTTATCTCCTATGTATAAGTTATTGTTATGACACTATGTTAGACTACTATAAAAATAGATTAAAAGAGATAGAAGATTGGAGAGAGGAGATAAAAAGTTTTTTAGATATTAGATATCATTTTTTTAGAGAGTATCCTCTTTTACAAAAGATATTTTTTAATACCTTATTTAAGATGCCAGAGCATTTAAAAACAGAGATAAAAAAGATAACTAAAAGATTAGATGATTTAAACTATGATTTTTCTATGAAAATCTTAAAAAAAATAAAAATTAGACACGGATTAAAGCCAGAGGAGGTTATATTTTTATTAGATGTTATTCAAAATATGCTCAATGAAAAATTTTATGGTAAAGCTCAAGGAGGCGAGGAAATAGAAGAACTTTCTCAAGAGTATAACAAAACAACAGAGAAGTGGATAGATATAATGTTATATGGAATACTTGAAACAGAATAA
- a CDS encoding TolC family protein, with protein MKLKSLIIFLSLVIVGCNNTQVKEEKFVTAQEEREYLEKYGNTLSLEETLEIAKERNLDLRIKELEREIATLDKKIAFGNFLPSITLGGSYTRLDDNINIEMGLNLPQLPPQIPIKFPSSLETKLIDESFYTTGVTAQIPIFVPSTWYLYSARQKGEDISKLAESFADKMLQLQVMSEYFYILALETERDTLINNLKSSQELEKKVETSLKVEGVLEWELQKVQALVESQKIALNKNERDLKIAKMNLKRTLNLNLQEDIKLESIESVEVELPTLEDCIYNALNGNEILQITEKGKEINEDLKKIAITNFLPKIVLGGGYINNSNQTLADPDFLFGNVTGVISIFNGFKNVNEYKKAVRREKIGELTLEKQFMTTVLEVTKAYENVKTTQELWRMARLNYEAEIGKLNQRKVERRVEMIGDEEYYKALAEYNEALSLKEKVQYQYEMALGALSIAMGKAPFRGGN; from the coding sequence ATGAAACTAAAAAGTTTAATAATTTTTCTTTCTCTAGTTATAGTTGGGTGTAATAATACTCAAGTAAAGGAGGAAAAATTTGTAACGGCACAAGAGGAGAGAGAGTATTTGGAAAAATATGGAAATACTTTATCTTTAGAGGAGACTCTTGAAATAGCAAAAGAGAGAAATTTAGATTTGAGAATAAAGGAGCTAGAAAGAGAGATAGCTACTTTAGATAAAAAGATAGCCTTTGGAAACTTTTTACCATCTATAACTTTAGGAGGAAGTTATACAAGGTTAGATGATAATATTAATATAGAGATGGGATTAAATTTGCCTCAACTTCCACCACAAATACCAATAAAATTCCCATCTTCATTGGAAACTAAGCTTATAGATGAGAGCTTTTATACTACTGGTGTAACTGCACAGATACCTATATTTGTTCCATCTACTTGGTACTTATATAGTGCTAGACAAAAGGGAGAGGATATCAGTAAATTAGCTGAGAGTTTTGCTGATAAGATGTTACAACTTCAAGTAATGAGTGAGTATTTCTACATACTAGCTTTGGAAACTGAAAGAGATACCCTTATAAATAATTTGAAATCTTCACAGGAACTAGAGAAGAAAGTGGAAACTTCTTTAAAGGTAGAGGGAGTATTAGAGTGGGAATTACAAAAGGTACAAGCTCTAGTAGAGAGTCAAAAGATAGCTCTAAATAAAAATGAGAGAGATTTAAAAATAGCAAAAATGAATTTAAAAAGAACTCTTAATCTAAACTTACAAGAGGATATAAAGTTGGAGAGTATTGAGAGTGTAGAGGTAGAATTACCTACTTTGGAAGATTGTATATATAATGCTCTCAATGGAAATGAGATTTTACAGATAACAGAAAAGGGAAAAGAGATAAATGAGGATTTAAAGAAAATTGCTATAACTAATTTTTTACCTAAGATAGTTTTAGGTGGAGGATATATAAATAATAGTAACCAGACTTTAGCTGACCCTGATTTTCTTTTTGGAAATGTAACAGGAGTGATTTCCATATTCAATGGATTTAAAAATGTTAATGAGTATAAAAAAGCTGTAAGAAGAGAAAAAATTGGAGAGCTTACTTTAGAAAAGCAGTTTATGACTACTGTATTAGAGGTAACTAAGGCTTATGAAAATGTAAAGACTACTCAAGAACTATGGAGAATGGCAAGATTAAACTATGAAGCAGAGATAGGTAAGCTAAATCAGAGAAAAGTGGAGAGAAGAGTAGAGATGATAGGAGACGAGGAGTATTACAAAGCATTGGCTGAGTATAATGAAGCTCTCAGTCTAAAAGAGAAGGTACAGTATCAATATGAAATGGCTTTAGGAGCACTTAGTATAGCTATGGGTAAAGCACCATTTAGAGGAGGAAATTAG
- a CDS encoding efflux RND transporter periplasmic adaptor subunit: MKLKIMIFILGVALLGCEKEIKEVIRPVQTEVVSSLPQKLYLEYPAIVISENETLLSFRVAGAIEKMEVEIGSFVKKGDVIARMDKRDYEVQLKAFENKSKVAKGAYESAKAVAENARKQYQRVETLYKEKAIPKKSYDEALAGVKSASAGELAMLSQYQEALQGVENCKNQLKDTELKAPYDGYISKKIMGEGSVVGAGIPVVAISSESSKQVRINVSERDIKGIESGVGEFIIDNKHYKLQVAEIGKVMSVGKMTYPVTFNFIENSNDVLVDTMGMVKLKSDTEGRDEVTIPVEAIFERDGKSRVWVYSDGKVVSKEVEMVAPYDNGKIIISGVEVGEKVVTRGVHELSEEQKVKELQPFTETNVGKVL, encoded by the coding sequence ATGAAATTAAAAATTATGATATTTATATTAGGAGTTGCACTATTAGGATGTGAAAAAGAGATAAAAGAGGTAATTAGACCTGTACAAACAGAGGTAGTGTCATCTCTTCCACAAAAGTTGTATTTAGAATATCCAGCTATTGTAATTTCAGAAAATGAGACATTACTGTCATTTAGAGTGGCAGGGGCTATTGAAAAAATGGAAGTAGAGATTGGAAGCTTTGTAAAAAAAGGCGATGTGATAGCTAGAATGGATAAAAGAGATTATGAAGTTCAGCTAAAAGCCTTTGAAAATAAGAGTAAGGTAGCAAAAGGAGCTTACGAATCAGCTAAGGCTGTAGCTGAAAATGCTAGAAAGCAATATCAAAGAGTGGAAACTCTTTATAAAGAGAAGGCTATTCCTAAGAAAAGTTATGATGAGGCATTAGCTGGAGTAAAATCTGCAAGTGCTGGAGAGTTAGCTATGTTGTCTCAATATCAAGAGGCTTTACAAGGAGTGGAGAATTGTAAAAACCAATTGAAAGATACAGAGTTGAAAGCTCCTTATGATGGATATATAAGTAAAAAAATAATGGGAGAGGGAAGTGTTGTAGGAGCTGGAATACCTGTTGTAGCAATATCCTCTGAAAGTAGTAAACAAGTGAGAATAAATGTATCTGAAAGAGATATAAAGGGAATAGAAAGTGGAGTAGGAGAGTTTATTATTGATAATAAGCATTATAAACTACAAGTAGCTGAGATAGGAAAAGTAATGAGTGTTGGAAAGATGACTTACCCTGTAACTTTTAACTTTATAGAAAATAGTAATGATGTTTTAGTAGATACAATGGGAATGGTAAAATTAAAGAGTGATACTGAGGGAAGAGATGAGGTAACTATTCCAGTAGAGGCAATCTTTGAGAGAGATGGAAAGAGTAGAGTTTGGGTATACTCAGATGGAAAGGTTGTAAGTAAAGAGGTAGAGATGGTAGCTCCATATGATAATGGTAAGATAATCATATCAGGAGTGGAAGTAGGAGAGAAGGTTGTAACTAGAGGGGTACACGAGTTGAGTGAAGAGCAGAAAGTAAAGGAGTTACAACCATTTACTGAGACAAATGTTGGAAAAGTATTATAG